Below is a genomic region from Actinoallomurus bryophytorum.
GTGCGTCGATCGTCCTCTACCGCCGCGCGTACGGGTGTACCCGCAGGTGGGATGGGGTCACCTTCGGCGGGGACGAGGCAAAGATCCTCACCTTTTCGGACTCCGGCGATGTGAGTCTGCACTCCCTGCCACAGCAAGACCCCAAGATCGGCTGGTTGTCCTCCGCCGCCTGGATAAAATGCGGAACGGTCGAGGACGATCCCCTCGGGGCCGGACTCGAGTACGACCGCCTCCCACTCACGTAGTGTCTGGTCGGCCAGCTCGAGTCGTCGTGTCCGATGCGTCGTCGCCATAACGGTCACCATAGAACGCCCGGGAACCGGGCGCGGGCTAAGGAGCGGCATGAGACGACGCGTGGTGTGCAGCGTCGCCGCCGTTGCCGCTCTCCTCGCGTCCGCGGGGTGCGGAGGCACGGCGCGCAGGGCACGTGCGGACAGTTCTCCCACCAAGCCCGTGTCCCACCACACGCCCGTCGTGATGTTCCTCGGCGACAGCTACACGACCGGCCGTCTCGGGCAGGTCCCGGAGCTCACCTACGCCGCCGACACGGCGCGTACGCTCGGCTGGCAGGTCATCATCGGCGGCTACCGGGGCACCGGGTTCGTGTCCAAGGGACACATCGACAAGAACTTCCTCGACCTGTTCGTCGAGCAGCTCGCCTGGCGGCCCGCGCCCGACCTGGTGATCGTGTCGGGCGGCCACAACGACCAACTCCACTCACCCGAGGCGGTGGCCGAAGGTGCCCGGCAGCTGCTGACCACGATCAAGCACACCTGGACGGGGACCCGCGTGCTGGTCGTGGGTCCGATGTGGGGCGGCGACCCCACGCCTCCGGTCGAGGACGTGCGCGATGCGCTGGAGGGGGTCGCCGGCGAGCAGCACGTGCCCTTCATCGACCCGCTCGGAGAGCGCTGGATCACCGGGGACCGCGTCCAGGGCACCGGCAACGCGTCGAGGTACATCCTGCGCGACGGCATCCACCCGAGCACCGTGGGCGCGCGCTACATCGCCACCCGGCTCGTCGCCGACCTGCGCACCCTCAAACTCGCCAAGCCGTAGGGACTTACCAGGGCCCGTACGGGCCCGAGGAGGACGACCCGCCGCGGCCGTACTGCCGGACCGCCGGGCGCACGTCGGCGAGGTAGACCGCGGCACCGATGAAGCCGATGACGGGCAGCATCTGGATGATCGAGACGAGCTGGACCGCGCCTGCCAGACCGAACAGCAGCGCGATCCCCAGAATGATCAACCAGAGGTTCTTGGTGAGCTTGCCTGCGGCCGTGTAGGCACCGGCCGGACGTCGTACGGCGTCGGCGAAAGCCCACACCTCCACGACGAACGCGACGATCGCCACGGCCCAGAACAGGTAGGCCACGACACCCTGGGCTCCTCCGAGCACGGCTGACTCCCTGCGGTGGGCGGCGCCGGAACGCCGCGACATCTCTCCCTGACGGCCCCAGCGTATGCGCTTCGCCGGGGCCAGGACCGTTTCGAAGACGGAAAACGTACGGGCCCGGGCGGTCGTCCCGCCCGGGCCCTCATGCTGGAGCCGCCGAAATCTCCGGCGGCCGACCGGTCACCTCGACTCAGGTGCCGACCTTCTTCGACGCG
It encodes:
- a CDS encoding DUF2516 family protein; amino-acid sequence: MLGGAQGVVAYLFWAVAIVAFVVEVWAFADAVRRPAGAYTAAGKLTKNLWLIILGIALLFGLAGAVQLVSIIQMLPVIGFIGAAVYLADVRPAVRQYGRGGSSSSGPYGPW
- a CDS encoding SGNH/GDSL hydrolase family protein — its product is MRRRVVCSVAAVAALLASAGCGGTARRARADSSPTKPVSHHTPVVMFLGDSYTTGRLGQVPELTYAADTARTLGWQVIIGGYRGTGFVSKGHIDKNFLDLFVEQLAWRPAPDLVIVSGGHNDQLHSPEAVAEGARQLLTTIKHTWTGTRVLVVGPMWGGDPTPPVEDVRDALEGVAGEQHVPFIDPLGERWITGDRVQGTGNASRYILRDGIHPSTVGARYIATRLVADLRTLKLAKP